The Bombus terrestris chromosome 4, iyBomTerr1.2, whole genome shotgun sequence genome has a window encoding:
- the LOC100643884 gene encoding DNA translocase FtsK produces MRTVATVLLLVAAILVVSAQQYQQPDANYVDEYSAYESPRPTHPTPRSYAANSAPNRQSAGPTTPKPTPVAILKQINRHNEDGSYTYGFEGADGSFKIETKLPTGEVKGKYGFVDDTGKVRVVEYGANQYGFQPAGEGITVAPPTLVDDTTSKEALQAQNYQEEYQQPAARPAPLRAVAPAPAPRPAPLQQIQYGQPAYQQPQTHTEAVYSPQLAPRQQPSLPKPPIFTPAAPQSPLTKQTTLLQPEEPAPPSQLYNQGPAQFGPAPVQEHRSQPQPRSQSGGILDQLARDYALPQGVAPPLHDISFGYY; encoded by the coding sequence GTACTATTACTGGTAGCTGCCATACTAGTAGTATCGGCTCAGCAATACCAGCAACCAGATGCCAACTACGTAGACGAATACTCAGCATACGAGTCTCCAAGACCGACTCATCCGACTCCCCGAAGTTATGCCGCTAATTCGGCGCCAAATCGGCAATCGGCTGGCCCCACAACCCCAAAACCAACCCCAGTGGCCATCCTGAAGCAGATCAACAGGCACAACGAGGACGGCTCGTACACGTACGGGTTCGAAGGCGCGGATGGGTCTTTTAAGATCGAGACGAAACTACCAACCGGAGAGGTGAAGGGTAAATACGGATTCGTCGATGACACCGGCAAAGTACGTGTAGTCGAATATGGAGCGAATCAATACGGTTTCCAACCCGCTGGCGAGGGTATCACGGTTGCACCACCGACTCTGGTCGACGACACCACCAGCAAAGAAGCTCTGCAAGCACAAAACTACCAAGAGGAATATCAACAACCGGCTGCCAGACCTGCGCCACTCCGAGCAGTCGCGCCTGCGCCAGCACCTCGCCCTGCACCCCTTCAACAGATTCAATACGGACAGCCAGCTTACCAACAGCCCCAAACTCACACCGAAGCCGTCTATTCACCGCAACTGGCGCCCAGACAGCAGCCAAGTCTTCCGAAACCACCAATTTTCACGCCTGCTGCTCCTCAATCACCGCTCACTAAACAAACCACTCTCCTTCAGCCTGAAGAACCAGCGCCGCCATCTCAATTGTATAATCAGGGACCAGCCCAGTTTGGCCCTGCTCCTGTTCAAGAACACCGTTCCCAGCCACAACCTCGTAGCCAAAGCGGCGGCATCCTTGATCAATTAGCTAGGGATTATGCTCTGCCACAGGGCGTCGCACCACCGTTGCACGACATCAGCTTCGGTTATTACTAG